The following coding sequences lie in one Arthrobacter sp. PGP41 genomic window:
- the hisG gene encoding ATP phosphoribosyltransferase, translating into MLRVAVPNKGSLSEAASAMLSEAGYRQRRDSRELVMVDPDNDIEFFFLRPRDIAVYVGQGTLDVGITGRDLLLDAEVEAEELLPLGFAASTFRFAGPVGDFAKVEELEGKRLATSYDGLLRGYLAERGIKAKVVRLDGAVESSVRLGVADAIADVVETGNTLKAAGMEIFGEPILKSEAVLIRRTGEGGAANGTAKEIEVLIRRLQGVLVARQYVLMDYDIRKELVEQAAALTPGLESPTVSPLRDSDWVAVRSMVPKKETNRIMDELYDLGARAILVSSIHACRI; encoded by the coding sequence ATGCTGCGAGTAGCCGTCCCCAACAAGGGCTCCCTGTCCGAAGCCGCATCCGCCATGCTGTCAGAGGCGGGGTACCGCCAGCGCCGGGACTCCCGCGAGCTGGTGATGGTGGACCCGGACAATGACATCGAGTTCTTCTTCCTCCGTCCCCGCGACATCGCCGTATACGTCGGCCAGGGAACGCTCGACGTCGGCATCACCGGCCGCGATCTCCTCCTGGACGCCGAGGTGGAGGCTGAAGAGCTGCTTCCGCTGGGTTTTGCTGCCTCCACGTTCCGTTTTGCGGGTCCCGTGGGAGACTTCGCGAAGGTGGAGGAACTGGAAGGGAAGCGGCTTGCCACCAGCTACGACGGCCTGCTGCGTGGCTACCTGGCCGAGCGCGGCATCAAGGCCAAGGTGGTCCGCCTGGACGGTGCCGTGGAATCCTCGGTCCGGCTGGGCGTCGCGGATGCCATCGCGGATGTTGTCGAGACCGGCAACACCCTCAAGGCCGCCGGGATGGAGATCTTCGGCGAACCGATCCTGAAATCCGAGGCCGTCCTGATCCGCCGTACCGGCGAAGGCGGTGCGGCGAACGGAACGGCCAAGGAGATCGAGGTCCTGATCCGCCGGCTCCAGGGCGTACTGGTGGCCCGCCAGTACGTGCTGATGGACTACGACATCCGCAAGGAGCTCGTGGAACAGGCCGCTGCCCTCACACCCGGTCTGGAATCGCCCACTGTCTCGCCGCTGCGCGACTCGGACTGGGTTGCCGTCCGGTCCATGGTGCCCAAGAAGGAAACCAACCGGATCATGGACGAGCTGTACGATCTCGGCGCCCGCGCCATCCTGGTCAGCAGCATCCACGCCTGCCGCATCTGA
- a CDS encoding phosphoribosyl-ATP diphosphatase, with protein sequence MKNFETLFAELSEKAATRPEGSRTVAELESGVHGIGKKVVEEAAEVWMAAEYESDEAAAEEISQLLYHLQVLMLAKGLTLEDVYKHL encoded by the coding sequence GTGAAGAATTTCGAGACGCTGTTCGCTGAGCTCAGCGAGAAGGCAGCCACCCGCCCGGAAGGCTCCCGCACCGTCGCTGAATTGGAGTCCGGTGTTCACGGCATCGGCAAGAAAGTCGTTGAGGAAGCAGCCGAAGTGTGGATGGCTGCCGAATATGAATCCGATGAAGCCGCGGCCGAGGAAATCTCCCAGCTGCTGTACCACCTGCAGGTCCTGATGCTCGCCAAAGGCCTCACCCTGGAAGACGTCTACAAGCATCTGTAG
- a CDS encoding TIGR03085 family metal-binding protein produces MHFVEPSREVLAETLLAAGPDAPTLCKGWRTRDLAAHLYLRERKAAVGLGLIIKRLAKASDQATARLAAKLTTGEEYAKLVNTFRAGPPALSPMKIKALDESSNLIEYFVHTEDVRRAVDRWAPRALDEAYSEALWDELVKRAAILYRGVDLGIVLVRPSGPRHVAKRAPVSVAIVGEPGELLMHAHGRTRHALVTFEGQPDAVALLQSAEVGL; encoded by the coding sequence ATGCATTTCGTCGAACCGTCCCGAGAAGTCCTTGCCGAGACCCTGCTTGCGGCGGGCCCTGACGCGCCCACGCTCTGCAAGGGCTGGCGTACCAGGGACCTTGCCGCGCACCTTTACCTGCGCGAACGCAAGGCGGCCGTGGGGCTGGGACTGATCATCAAGCGCCTGGCCAAGGCCTCGGACCAGGCCACTGCCAGGCTTGCCGCGAAGCTCACCACGGGCGAGGAGTACGCGAAGCTCGTCAACACGTTCCGCGCGGGGCCGCCGGCATTGTCGCCGATGAAGATCAAGGCGCTGGACGAAAGCTCCAACCTCATCGAGTACTTCGTCCACACGGAGGACGTCCGCCGGGCGGTTGACCGCTGGGCGCCCCGGGCACTGGACGAGGCCTACTCGGAAGCCCTGTGGGATGAGCTCGTCAAGCGCGCCGCCATCCTGTACCGCGGTGTCGATCTGGGCATCGTCCTGGTGCGCCCGTCCGGACCGCGCCATGTGGCCAAACGTGCCCCTGTTTCGGTGGCCATCGTGGGCGAGCCGGGCGAACTGCTGATGCATGCCCACGGTCGGACCCGCCACGCGCTGGTGACCTTCGAAGGCCAGCCGGACGCCGTCGCGCTGCTCCAGTCAGCCGAAGTAGGGCTTTAA
- the ribA gene encoding GTP cyclohydrolase II, translating into MTASGASGNGHHAPGSGNGHHPEPGHGRVTHPVSGGPVVQLPTAFGDFIAQAWTDLVTGHEHLAVSSPNPPRDGKAPLVRLHSECLTGDVFGSYRCDCGEQLAYALEMIGEQGGTLLYLRGQEGRGIGLANKIKAYALQEAGFDTVEANEQLGLPVDARCYKAAAQVLAEMGLHEVRLLSNNPDKQNRLANAGVRVVEMVPTEVPSRDQNIRYLQTKKDRMEHRLTLDTHVAAVPAAADSFGHEQD; encoded by the coding sequence ATGACGGCTTCCGGAGCTTCGGGCAACGGCCACCACGCGCCGGGTTCGGGTAACGGCCACCACCCGGAACCCGGACACGGCCGGGTAACCCATCCCGTCAGCGGCGGGCCCGTCGTGCAGCTGCCGACCGCATTTGGCGACTTCATTGCCCAGGCGTGGACGGACCTGGTCACCGGCCACGAGCACCTGGCCGTCAGTTCCCCCAACCCGCCCAGGGACGGAAAGGCACCTTTGGTCCGGCTTCACTCCGAGTGCCTGACCGGGGATGTCTTCGGTTCCTACCGCTGCGACTGCGGCGAACAGCTTGCCTACGCCCTGGAAATGATCGGCGAGCAAGGCGGCACCCTGCTGTACCTGCGCGGCCAGGAGGGCCGCGGCATCGGCCTTGCCAACAAGATTAAGGCCTACGCGCTGCAGGAGGCCGGCTTTGACACCGTCGAGGCCAACGAGCAGCTGGGCCTGCCCGTGGATGCCCGCTGCTACAAGGCTGCCGCCCAGGTGCTCGCGGAAATGGGGCTGCACGAGGTGCGGCTCCTGAGCAACAACCCGGACAAGCAGAACAGGCTGGCAAACGCCGGTGTCAGGGTGGTTGAAATGGTCCCCACGGAGGTGCCCTCCCGCGACCAGAACATCCGGTACCTGCAGACCAAGAAGGACCGCATGGAGCACCGGCTGACGCTCGATACCCACGTGGCTGCCGTCCCAGCCGCCGCTGACTCCTTTGGCCACGAACAAGACTGA
- the hisF gene encoding imidazole glycerol phosphate synthase subunit HisF, which yields MAVAVRVIPCLDVDAGRVVKGVNFEGLRDAGDPVELAHRYDNAGADELTFLDVTASSGNRETTFDVVRRTAEEVFIPLCVGGGVRGVAEVDKLLRYGADKASINTAAVARPDVIDEITRHFGSQVLVLSLDARRTRPGSQPTPSGFEVTTHGGRTGTGIDAIAWAREAADRGVGEILLNSIDADGTKDGFDLELIKLVRAAVKVPIIASGGAGEPAHFPPAVAAGADAVLAASIFHWGPDNMMSQVKDAIREAGFEVR from the coding sequence ATGGCTGTAGCTGTACGAGTCATTCCCTGCCTCGACGTGGACGCCGGGCGCGTCGTCAAGGGCGTCAACTTCGAGGGCCTGCGCGACGCCGGCGACCCCGTGGAGCTCGCCCACCGCTACGACAACGCCGGAGCAGATGAACTGACCTTCCTGGACGTCACGGCGTCCTCCGGCAACCGCGAAACCACGTTCGATGTAGTCCGCCGGACGGCCGAAGAGGTCTTCATCCCGCTCTGCGTCGGCGGTGGCGTCCGGGGAGTCGCAGAGGTGGACAAGCTGCTGCGCTACGGCGCAGACAAAGCGTCCATCAACACCGCCGCCGTCGCCCGGCCGGACGTCATCGACGAGATCACCCGGCATTTCGGTTCCCAGGTCCTCGTCCTGTCCCTCGACGCCCGCCGCACCCGCCCGGGATCCCAGCCCACGCCGTCGGGGTTCGAAGTGACTACCCACGGCGGACGCACAGGAACCGGTATCGACGCCATCGCATGGGCCAGGGAAGCCGCGGACCGCGGCGTGGGGGAGATCCTGCTGAACTCCATCGACGCCGACGGCACCAAGGATGGGTTCGACCTCGAACTGATCAAGCTGGTCCGGGCCGCCGTCAAGGTGCCCATCATCGCCTCGGGCGGCGCGGGGGAGCCTGCGCACTTTCCGCCCGCCGTAGCGGCCGGCGCTGATGCCGTCCTGGCAGCATCCATCTTCCACTGGGGGCCGGACAACATGATGTCGCAGGTCAAGGACGCCATCCGCGAAGCAGGCTTCGAAGTCCGCTGA
- the ribH gene encoding 6,7-dimethyl-8-ribityllumazine synthase, translated as MSGHGAPDIDLTTLNPAETSQLRLAIVAASWHTQIMDGLLDGALRAAKDAGIAEPTVLRVPGSFELPVAAARLAPHFDAVVALGVVIRGGTPHFDYVCQAATSGLTDVSVRTGVPVGFGVLTCDTEQQGLDRAGLPGSKEDKGHEAVTAALATAVVLKQYGS; from the coding sequence ATGAGCGGACACGGCGCCCCCGACATCGACCTCACCACCCTCAACCCCGCGGAAACCTCGCAGCTGCGGCTGGCAATCGTGGCAGCCAGCTGGCACACGCAGATCATGGACGGCCTCCTGGACGGCGCCCTCCGGGCCGCAAAGGACGCCGGGATTGCCGAGCCCACGGTCCTGCGCGTCCCCGGCAGCTTTGAGCTTCCCGTGGCTGCCGCGCGGCTGGCGCCGCACTTCGACGCGGTGGTTGCCCTCGGCGTCGTCATCCGTGGCGGCACCCCGCACTTTGACTACGTGTGCCAGGCAGCGACGTCGGGCCTCACCGACGTCAGCGTGCGCACCGGCGTCCCGGTTGGCTTCGGCGTCCTGACCTGCGATACCGAACAGCAGGGCCTGGACCGTGCCGGCCTGCCGGGCTCCAAGGAAGACAAGGGCCACGAGGCCGTCACCGCGGCCTTGGCCACCGCCGTCGTGCTGAAGCAGTACGGCAGCTAG
- the ribB gene encoding 3,4-dihydroxy-2-butanone-4-phosphate synthase gives MNAAVKLENAAAAGSAVAAAARTGQPAAATGLDTIEEAVRAIAAGRPVLAVDNEDRENEGDIIFAAQHATPALMGWTIRYSSGVICVPLSGDRADALALPPMVAVNEDAKGTAYTVSCDATVGVSTGISATDRALTARVLADPQAGPEALTRPGHIFPLRAVNGGVRERPGHTEAAVDLCRLAGLEAVGVIAEVVYDDGEMMRLDGLRAFAAEHGCPLISIEDLVAYLEATGPAADSNTRAGRAGGEEEIR, from the coding sequence ATGAACGCCGCAGTAAAGCTGGAAAATGCAGCGGCGGCCGGATCCGCCGTCGCCGCTGCTGCCCGCACCGGCCAGCCAGCGGCTGCCACTGGACTCGATACCATCGAAGAAGCGGTACGGGCCATCGCCGCCGGCAGGCCGGTGCTGGCAGTGGACAACGAGGACCGGGAGAACGAGGGCGACATCATCTTCGCCGCCCAGCATGCCACCCCGGCCCTGATGGGCTGGACCATCCGCTACAGCTCGGGTGTCATCTGCGTTCCGCTGTCAGGGGACCGCGCGGACGCCTTGGCACTGCCTCCGATGGTGGCGGTCAACGAGGACGCCAAGGGGACGGCCTACACGGTGTCCTGTGATGCCACAGTGGGTGTGAGTACCGGGATTTCCGCGACTGACCGGGCCCTGACCGCCCGCGTGCTCGCAGATCCGCAGGCCGGGCCGGAGGCGCTGACCCGTCCCGGGCATATTTTCCCGCTGCGGGCCGTTAATGGGGGAGTGCGGGAACGCCCAGGCCACACCGAAGCGGCCGTAGACCTGTGCCGGCTCGCCGGACTGGAAGCTGTGGGCGTAATCGCCGAAGTTGTCTATGACGACGGTGAGATGATGCGGCTGGACGGGCTTCGCGCCTTCGCTGCCGAACACGGGTGCCCACTGATCTCGATTGAAGACCTGGTGGCCTACCTCGAGGCAACGGGCCCAGCGGCTGACAGCAATACCCGGGCAGGACGCGCGGGCGGAGAAGAGGAGATACGATGA
- the hisI gene encoding phosphoribosyl-AMP cyclohydrolase, translating into MSEQPAPVPNPGIAAPAATSPGQAPAPLASPLPAELAAALKRDSAGLVAAVVQQYDTNEVLMLGWMDDEALHRTMTTGRVTFYSRSRQEYWRKGDTSGHVQWVKSVAMDCDGDALLVRVDQVGAACHTGTRTCFDGRDLAVATGQAS; encoded by the coding sequence ATGTCTGAGCAGCCCGCCCCTGTCCCGAACCCCGGTATTGCCGCGCCCGCAGCCACTTCGCCCGGCCAGGCCCCGGCCCCGCTGGCGAGCCCGCTTCCCGCGGAGCTGGCAGCCGCGCTCAAGCGTGACAGCGCCGGCCTGGTGGCGGCCGTGGTCCAGCAGTACGACACCAACGAGGTCCTGATGCTGGGCTGGATGGATGACGAAGCCCTGCACCGGACCATGACCACCGGCCGGGTGACCTTCTACTCGCGCTCCCGCCAGGAGTACTGGCGCAAGGGGGACACTTCCGGGCATGTGCAGTGGGTTAAATCGGTGGCCATGGACTGCGACGGCGATGCGCTGCTTGTGCGCGTTGACCAGGTTGGGGCCGCGTGCCACACCGGCACACGCACGTGCTTCGACGGCCGGGACCTGGCTGTCGCCACAGGCCAGGCAAGCTGA
- a CDS encoding riboflavin synthase → MFTGIIAEQGHVLAVERDGNASATVRLHAPGTTEGLALGGSIAVNGVCLTATEINGKEFSVDVMGETLVRSTIGELAPGDSVNLERCVTAGGRLDGHVVQGHVDGVGVLLEREALGNWERLRFGVPANLARYIAEKGSIAIDGVSLTVTAVSEASEQAPWFEVGLIPTTLAETGLGAKRTGSRVNLEVDVLAKYTERLLAFNTPAPAAVEGGAR, encoded by the coding sequence ATGTTTACCGGAATTATTGCCGAACAAGGGCATGTCCTGGCCGTGGAGCGGGACGGGAACGCCAGCGCCACCGTGCGGCTGCACGCCCCCGGCACCACCGAAGGGCTCGCGCTCGGCGGCTCCATCGCCGTCAACGGGGTGTGCCTCACGGCCACGGAGATCAACGGCAAGGAATTCAGTGTTGACGTGATGGGGGAAACCCTGGTCCGCAGCACCATTGGCGAACTTGCGCCGGGTGATTCGGTCAACCTTGAACGCTGCGTTACGGCGGGCGGCCGGCTGGACGGGCATGTGGTGCAGGGGCACGTGGACGGTGTCGGGGTGCTGCTGGAACGCGAGGCCCTCGGCAACTGGGAGCGGCTTCGGTTCGGCGTGCCCGCCAACCTGGCGCGCTACATCGCCGAAAAGGGCTCCATAGCCATCGACGGCGTCTCGCTGACAGTGACCGCAGTCAGTGAGGCCAGCGAGCAGGCACCTTGGTTTGAGGTGGGGCTCATTCCCACAACCCTGGCTGAAACCGGCCTGGGCGCCAAGAGGACCGGCAGCCGGGTGAACCTGGAAGTGGATGTCCTGGCCAAGTACACCGAACGCCTGCTGGCGTTCAACACGCCGGCGCCCGCCGCCGTTGAGGGAGGGGCCCGATGA